A region of Pseudomonadota bacterium DNA encodes the following proteins:
- a CDS encoding glycoside hydrolase family 3 N-terminal domain-containing protein: MAISSLPLLAASAMLACDPDLANDELSVRDIERWPIPAHARAPDPALEARVDALLARMSLEDKVGQLIQADIGSITPSDLREYRLGAILNGGNSAPQNDVRASAAQWLALADEFYAAATTTRDDRLPVIPLLWGTDAVHGHNNVVGGTVFPHNIGLGAARAPALIRRIGEATALEIVVTGQEWSFAPTLAVARDDRWGRTYESYSEDPGVVAAYAGAMIEGLQGALDDPRRLQRGRVLATAKHFIGDGGTHEGADQGDAKASEDELARIHGAGYPPALEAGAEIIMASFSSWQGCKVHGSRYLLTTVLKEHMGFDGFVVGDWNAHAQVPGCGPQECPQAIMAGIDMFMAPNSWRALYHNTLRNVREGDITAARLEDAVRRILRVKLRAGLFEAPRPSARLFAGADGLLGSAAHRAIAREAVQRSAVLLKNNESVLPIAADGHVLVLGPGADDMQQQTGGWTLSWQGTGNTREHFPNGQTIWEGIAEAVTAAGGTAQLSGDGTYEGKPDVAIVVYGEDPYAEFQGDRRHVAYIDKRDMHGQLSRLQAAGIPTVSVFLSGRPLWVNPHLNASDAFVAAWLPGTEGGGIADLLLASSPTDFSGKLSFSWPATPWQTNLNRGDTPYAPLFAFGYGLALADEVTVPRLEETDGERIEQLDAGREFMVRGSTVAPWYLELYDASGSTTAIGHRVQSPNDILRLTRRDHLAQEDAVQLIWTGGDANAVARLEGHTVDLRRAINGDMALKLVLETSATAADATLSLGCQTPCGKALSLASLLPAKSEGWTTLLVPLRCFALSDEQAQAVSSPLQIHTESAMALGLHEATLAPVEGALECPTPSVAAATER; encoded by the coding sequence ATGGCTATCTCCTCACTGCCGTTACTAGCGGCATCCGCGATGCTCGCTTGCGATCCTGACCTGGCGAACGACGAGCTGAGTGTCCGGGACATTGAGCGCTGGCCCATCCCGGCGCACGCGCGTGCGCCCGACCCTGCGCTGGAAGCGCGGGTGGACGCCCTGCTCGCCCGGATGTCCTTGGAAGACAAGGTCGGCCAGCTCATCCAGGCCGACATCGGATCGATCACCCCGTCCGACCTTCGCGAGTACCGCCTCGGCGCCATCTTGAACGGCGGCAACTCGGCGCCGCAGAACGATGTACGGGCATCGGCGGCGCAGTGGCTGGCCCTCGCGGATGAGTTCTACGCCGCCGCCACCACCACGCGCGACGATCGCCTCCCGGTGATTCCCCTCTTGTGGGGCACCGATGCCGTCCACGGCCACAACAACGTCGTCGGCGGCACGGTGTTCCCGCACAACATCGGCCTCGGCGCTGCGCGCGCACCGGCGTTGATTCGCCGCATCGGCGAGGCCACGGCCTTGGAGATCGTCGTCACCGGCCAGGAGTGGAGCTTCGCCCCCACGCTTGCGGTGGCCCGCGACGACCGCTGGGGCCGCACCTATGAGAGCTATTCGGAGGACCCTGGCGTCGTCGCCGCCTACGCCGGCGCCATGATCGAAGGCCTGCAGGGCGCCCTCGACGACCCGAGGCGTCTGCAGCGCGGACGCGTCCTCGCCACCGCCAAGCACTTCATCGGCGACGGGGGCACCCACGAGGGCGCCGACCAGGGCGATGCCAAGGCCAGCGAAGACGAGCTCGCGCGCATCCACGGCGCCGGGTATCCGCCCGCCCTCGAGGCCGGGGCGGAGATCATCATGGCGTCCTTCTCCAGCTGGCAAGGCTGCAAGGTGCACGGATCGCGCTACCTGCTCACCACGGTGCTCAAGGAACACATGGGCTTCGACGGCTTCGTGGTGGGCGACTGGAACGCCCACGCGCAAGTGCCCGGGTGCGGCCCCCAGGAATGCCCGCAAGCGATCATGGCGGGCATCGACATGTTCATGGCGCCCAACAGCTGGCGCGCCCTCTACCACAACACCTTGCGCAACGTGCGCGAGGGCGACATCACGGCGGCGCGCCTGGAAGATGCGGTGCGCCGCATCCTGCGCGTCAAGCTGCGCGCCGGCCTGTTCGAGGCGCCCCGCCCCTCGGCACGCCTCTTCGCGGGCGCCGATGGGTTGCTCGGCAGCGCCGCGCACCGCGCCATCGCGCGCGAGGCGGTGCAGCGCTCGGCCGTCCTGCTGAAGAACAACGAGAGCGTGCTGCCGATCGCGGCCGACGGCCACGTGCTGGTGCTGGGCCCGGGCGCCGACGACATGCAGCAGCAGACCGGCGGGTGGACCCTGTCGTGGCAGGGCACGGGCAACACGCGCGAACACTTCCCGAACGGGCAGACGATCTGGGAAGGCATCGCCGAGGCGGTCACCGCGGCGGGGGGCACCGCGCAGTTGAGTGGCGACGGCACCTATGAGGGCAAGCCCGACGTCGCCATCGTGGTGTACGGCGAGGATCCCTACGCCGAGTTCCAGGGCGACCGCCGCCACGTCGCTTACATCGACAAGCGCGACATGCACGGGCAACTCTCGCGACTGCAGGCGGCGGGCATCCCCACCGTGAGCGTGTTCCTCTCCGGTCGCCCGCTCTGGGTGAACCCGCACCTGAACGCGAGCGATGCCTTCGTCGCCGCCTGGCTGCCGGGCACGGAGGGCGGCGGCATCGCTGATCTGCTGCTCGCCTCCTCGCCCACGGACTTCAGCGGCAAGCTCTCCTTCTCCTGGCCAGCCACGCCGTGGCAAACGAACCTCAACCGCGGGGACACCCCCTACGCGCCGCTGTTCGCCTTCGGCTACGGCCTCGCCCTCGCCGATGAGGTGACCGTGCCGAGGCTCGAGGAGACCGACGGCGAGCGCATCGAGCAGCTCGACGCGGGACGCGAGTTCATGGTGCGCGGGTCGACCGTGGCCCCGTGGTACCTCGAACTCTACGACGCGAGCGGCAGCACCACGGCGATCGGTCATCGCGTGCAATCACCTAACGATATCCTACGCTTGACCCGACGCGACCATCTCGCCCAGGAAGATGCCGTCCAACTCATCTGGACCGGCGGTGACGCCAATGCCGTGGCGCGGCTGGAGGGCCATACGGTGGACCTGCGACGGGCCATCAACGGCGACATGGCGCTGAAGCTCGTGCTCGAGACATCCGCCACCGCGGCCGACGCCACCCTCTCCTTAGGCTGCCAGACCCCGTGTGGCAAGGCGCTGTCGCTGGCATCGCTGCTCCCGGCGAAGTCCGAAGGCTGGACCACGCTGCTGGTGCCCCTGCGCTGCTTCGCCCTCAGCGACGAGCAAGCGCAGGCGGTGAGTTCGCCGTTGCAGATTCACACGGAGAGCGCGATGGCGTTAGGTCTGCACGAAGCGACCCTGGCCCCGGTGGAAGGCGCCCTCGAGTGCCCCACCCCGAGTGTGGCCGCGGCCACGGAGCGGTAG
- a CDS encoding sodium/solute symporter (Members of the Solute:Sodium Symporter (SSS), TC 2.A.21 as described in tcdb.org, catalyze solute:Na+ symport. Known solutes for members of the family include sugars, amino acids, nucleosides, inositols, vitamins, urea or anions, depending on the system.), with the protein MVLSTLDLTVVALYVIGLITLATLVSRQPAGERKNSEDYFLAGRALPWWAVGASLIAANISAEQIIGMSGSGYVVGLAISSYEWMAAATLLLVGKYVLPIFLARGIHTMPQFLEQRFDARLKFVMSIFWLGLYTFVNLTSILWLGATAISTLTGTAPTVGLVLLALLAVAYSLYGGLKAVALTDIVQVVLLVGGGLLLTYLALNEVSAGAGWWTGLARLGEAAPEKFDMILSRDNPEYMNLPGLGVLIGGMWMMNISYWGFNQYIIQRALAAKDLREAQQGIVFAAFLKLLMPLIIVVPGIAMFVLAQDDPSGWQVTRPDAAYPTLMGLAPSGIRGLIFAALVAAIVSSLGSMMNSIATIFTLDIFRALRRDAVSEGTLVQVGRGASLIALLTALLVAQPLLGNFPQAFQYIQEFTGFFTPGICAIFLLGMFWPRATSTGALASAVSSLALSLLGKIWLPQVPFMDRVLYVFLACLAIMVLLGQPREKKDAGAIHLAGVTFTTAPAYALGSAFVVLILVGLYGVFW; encoded by the coding sequence ATGGTTCTGAGCACTCTCGACCTCACGGTCGTCGCCCTGTACGTGATTGGCTTGATCACTCTCGCCACCCTGGTGTCGCGCCAGCCCGCGGGCGAACGCAAGAACAGCGAGGATTACTTCCTCGCGGGCCGGGCCCTGCCCTGGTGGGCGGTCGGCGCTTCGCTGATCGCCGCCAACATCTCCGCCGAGCAGATCATCGGCATGTCCGGCTCGGGCTACGTGGTGGGCTTGGCGATCTCCTCCTACGAGTGGATGGCCGCCGCCACCTTGCTGCTGGTCGGCAAGTACGTGCTGCCGATCTTCCTCGCCCGTGGCATTCACACGATGCCCCAGTTCCTGGAACAGCGCTTCGACGCACGCCTGAAGTTCGTCATGTCGATCTTCTGGCTCGGGCTCTACACCTTCGTCAACCTCACCTCGATCCTGTGGCTCGGCGCCACCGCCATCTCCACCCTCACGGGCACGGCACCCACGGTAGGCCTCGTGCTGTTGGCGTTGCTCGCCGTCGCGTACTCGCTCTACGGCGGCCTCAAGGCGGTCGCGCTCACCGACATCGTGCAGGTGGTGCTGCTGGTGGGCGGTGGCCTGTTGCTCACCTACCTGGCGCTGAACGAGGTCTCGGCCGGCGCCGGATGGTGGACTGGCCTCGCGCGCCTCGGCGAGGCGGCGCCCGAGAAGTTCGACATGATCTTGAGCCGCGACAACCCCGAGTACATGAACCTGCCGGGGCTCGGCGTGCTCATCGGCGGCATGTGGATGATGAACATCTCCTACTGGGGCTTCAATCAGTACATCATCCAGCGAGCCCTCGCCGCCAAGGACCTGCGCGAGGCCCAGCAGGGCATCGTCTTTGCGGCCTTCCTGAAGCTGCTGATGCCGCTGATCATCGTGGTGCCCGGCATCGCCATGTTCGTGCTCGCCCAGGACGACCCCAGTGGCTGGCAGGTGACCCGTCCCGACGCTGCCTACCCCACGCTGATGGGATTGGCCCCGAGCGGCATCCGCGGACTGATCTTCGCCGCGCTGGTGGCGGCCATCGTGTCGTCCCTGGGCTCGATGATGAACTCCATCGCCACCATCTTTACCCTCGACATCTTCCGCGCCCTGCGGCGCGATGCAGTGAGCGAGGGCACCCTGGTGCAGGTCGGCCGTGGCGCCAGCCTTATCGCTCTGCTAACTGCCTTGCTGGTGGCACAACCGCTGCTCGGGAACTTCCCTCAAGCCTTCCAGTACATCCAGGAGTTCACGGGGTTCTTCACGCCTGGCATCTGCGCGATCTTCCTGCTCGGCATGTTCTGGCCGCGAGCGACCAGCACCGGCGCCCTCGCCAGCGCCGTCTCGTCCCTGGCGCTGTCGCTGCTGGGCAAGATCTGGCTGCCCCAGGTGCCGTTCATGGATCGCGTGCTCTACGTCTTTCTGGCCTGCCTGGCGATCATGGTGCTGCTTGGCCAGCCCCGGGAGAAGAAGGACGCCGGGGCGATCCATCTCGCCGGCGTGACCTTCACCACGGCACCGGCCTACGCCTTGGGATCCGCCTTCGTGGTGTTGATTCTCGTCGGGCTCTACGGGGTGTTCTGGTAG
- a CDS encoding LacI family DNA-binding transcriptional regulator codes for MDGRQNGERKRPRKATITDVASLAGVSTKTVSRVLNGEATVRSETRDRIREAMTLLQYRPNSPGRMLAGRKTYLLGLIYNANSSYITSIQNGALQACRSEHYDLLIHPCAYTDPALMGELRYLIESPRVDGLLLIPPISDLPAVMELMDEIDAPNVIISPASPTASGWTVGTNDREVSAGVVKHLADLGHERIAFVQAHPDHLAMASRYDGFLDGLRACDLRIDSRMVMRGDNTAASGLECGRKLLGRKRRPTAIFCANDHMASGVMRAAHEAGLSIPEDISLAGFDDIPLASQLYPSLTTVRQPLQEMACLAGELLIRRLRGGEPEDDGQRTMNSQIIVRESTGPAPVEDGLQR; via the coding sequence GTGGACGGTCGTCAAAACGGTGAACGCAAACGCCCTCGCAAGGCGACGATTACCGATGTTGCCTCATTGGCCGGCGTGTCGACAAAGACGGTCTCGCGCGTGCTCAACGGCGAGGCGACCGTACGCTCGGAAACCCGCGATCGCATCCGCGAGGCGATGACCCTCCTGCAGTATCGCCCGAACTCCCCGGGGCGGATGCTGGCCGGTCGCAAGACCTACCTCCTCGGGCTGATCTACAACGCCAACTCCAGCTACATCACGAGCATTCAGAACGGCGCCCTCCAGGCCTGTCGCAGCGAACACTACGATTTGCTCATCCACCCCTGCGCCTACACTGACCCGGCGCTGATGGGGGAACTGCGCTACCTGATCGAATCGCCACGCGTCGACGGCTTGTTGTTGATCCCACCCATCTCCGACTTGCCAGCGGTGATGGAGCTGATGGATGAGATCGACGCGCCCAACGTCATCATCTCCCCCGCCTCGCCCACGGCATCCGGGTGGACCGTCGGCACCAACGACCGTGAGGTGAGCGCCGGCGTGGTCAAGCACCTCGCTGACCTCGGCCACGAGCGCATCGCCTTCGTGCAGGCCCATCCGGATCACCTGGCGATGGCGAGCCGCTACGACGGCTTCCTGGACGGCCTGCGCGCCTGCGATCTCCGCATCGACTCGCGCATGGTCATGCGCGGCGACAACACGGCGGCGTCGGGCCTCGAGTGCGGGCGTAAGCTGCTCGGTCGCAAGCGTCGCCCCACGGCGATCTTCTGCGCCAACGACCACATGGCCTCGGGTGTGATGCGCGCCGCCCACGAGGCGGGCCTGTCGATCCCCGAGGACATCTCCCTCGCCGGCTTCGATGACATTCCGCTGGCAAGTCAGCTCTACCCCTCGCTCACCACCGTGCGCCAACCCCTGCAGGAGATGGCCTGCCTGGCGGGCGAGCTGTTGATCCGTCGCCTGCGCGGCGGCGAGCCCGAGGACGACGGGCAGCGCACGATGAACTCGCAGATCATCGTGCGCGAGTCCACCGGTCCCG